One part of the Diadema setosum chromosome 6, eeDiaSeto1, whole genome shotgun sequence genome encodes these proteins:
- the LOC140229827 gene encoding uncharacterized protein: MNRHCSNAVNSLRVPSATKSTMDMLVLDLSVKPAGIKSEESPAEAGVASPRNLQQLVEQNSQGSVDSRIDKEEAFAMENSKDLPLEGEMTSQRDGAQEKVSAQDYLHDQSIQVKKTEAIPVKLEADLGFPESSDSAVLKEGSSNPASLWQKSHGLFQRDHQPSVASPSEQRPLNTTLPILTIPKIRLRQSRSGEWDYSHPPLPSESSGLSVGGYALKGSSSASGSGGRSSTVQYQNCSHGSRMPSKDDGTSNSSNMQEPRGNSSEDSIRQSPPQPSLLKMALQHGSSQLQSEDLLETQEGKKKRSVDRVGTCPVLPINPKNLKEAKHRNIKTRDKQYYQCQYCNIIYTQPRKLERHLKDTQGKAPYQCCYCDLSFPTIGCRRFHSQLHEDKTMPCPYCPKIFNEKRRYEDHVRSHTGEAPFMCQECGNVYRTRSALRIHKRTHANDKPLQCRFCPKRFIRIGDVQVHERTHTGEKPYKCGICPSSFATSSQVNRHRRTHSEERPHHCSYCNKTFKNPDYLITHEKMHLGHKPHHCKFCPKMFRTPRELVHHERTHTGEKPFQCNVCGHRFSKKTNLKQHELQHTGIKAFSCSKCPKSFYRKASLMWHEKIHQNRERFLCKECGKLFFKESSRDKHVKKAHGKSNGCEGTNEEQHGTEEIEKEIDQSYSHAEKNDIEESSSSSMLQNVVDKRTPSKNNVNDGTDSTCEDCGKTFLARRSLLRHYRAIHNRYISRNGDGDSPKVKKHFSCRICSDTFPTDHLRHVHEASHTNLSFTCEQCNKVFSTRQLLVKHQKVHSEVKPHVCEQCGRAFTIKWYLNRHINIVHSEAYTYTCTICGKKFKAKTALSVHMQLHNVEGKIYKCDQCDSEFHVKRYLARHKRKYHRKERAKPAKVGTVSPSSGGGDGEYAELLDIEEISDDGFDIMTADSKSVSGVFLRQMLSTGSKLEAFDDAEEQGEGYGDLSRNRNRQSPEEEKNINDGASDSHGDTLKDDPETGVGTVDDDVHKEENLKEEGKDNKEPSVNTEYEEDEDINTSDSGTLDFQGDDKNDEDYVVEESMSDIDDM; the protein is encoded by the exons ATGAATCGTCATTGCAGCAATGCAGTTAATTCTCTGAGAGTGCCATCAGCAACAAAGAGCACCATGGACATGCTGGTGCTGGATCTCAGCGTCAAACCCGCAGGCATCAAGTCTGAGGAATCTCCGGCTGAAGCCGGAGTTGCATCCCCAAGGAATTTGCAGCAGTTGGTTGAGCAGAATTCTCAAGGATCGGTGGACTCCAGAATAGACAAGGAAGAGGCTTTTGCCATGGAAAATTCAAAAGATTTGCCTCTGGAAGGAGAGATGACTTCTCAGCGTGACGGAGCTCAGGAGAAAGTCAGTGCTCAAGATTATTTGCATGATCAGTCAATTCAGGTGAAGAAAACTGAGGCCATTCCTGTAAAATTGGAGGCTGATCTCGGCTTTCCTGAATCCAGTGACTCTGCAGTGCTGAAGGAAGGGTCGTCCAATCCCGCATCTCTGTGGCAAAAATCCCACGGCCTCTTCCAGAGGGATCATCAGCCTAGTGTGGCCAGTCCATCAGAGCAGAGGCCACTGAATACAACGCTTCCAATCCTCACCATCCCCAAGATCAGACTTCGGCAGAGTCGCAGTGGAGAATGGGACTATTCCCACCCGCCTCTCCCCTCAGAATCCTCAGGCCTGAGTGTGGGAGGATATGCACTTAAGGGtagtagcagtgccagtggcaGTGGTGGACGATCTTCGACAGTGCAATACCAGAATTGTAGCCATGGCAGTAGAATGCCAAGTAAAGATGATGGCACATCAAACTCAAGTAATATG CAGGAGCCAAGAGGAAATAGCAGTGAAGACAGCATTCGCCAAAGTCCTCCGCAACCTTCATTGCTTAAGATGGCCCTGCAGCATGGTTCCAGTCAACTGCAAAGTGAGGACCTGCTAGAGACACAG GAAGGTAAAAAGAAGAGGAGTGTTGATCGAGTTGGAACATGCCCAGTCTTGCCCATTAACCCGAAAAACCTCAAGGAGGCAAAGCACAGGAACATCAAGACTCGTGACAAGCAGTATTACCAGTGCCAGTACTGTAACATTATCTACACACAGCCAAGGAAGTTGGAAAGACACTTGAAAGACACCCAGGGCAAGGCGCCCTACCAATGCTGCTACTGTGACCTCTCATTCCCAACCATTGGCTGCCGGCGATTCCATTCTCAATTGCATGAGGACAAGACGATGCCATGTCCATACTGTCCCAAAATATTCAATGAGAAGCGCAGGTATGAGGATCATGTGAGATCACACACCGGGGAGGCGCCATTCATGTGCCAAGAGTGTGGAAATGTCTACCGCACTAGAAGTGCACTTCGCATCCACAAGCGCACCCATGCCAACGACAAACCCCTCCAATGCCGGTTTTGCCCCAAGAGGTTTATCCGTATTGGCGATGTACAGGTGCATGAGAGAACTCACACTGGAGAAAAACCTTACAAATGTGGAATATGCCCGAGCTCATTTGCAACTAGCAGCCAAGTTAATCGCCACCGGAGGACTCATTCTGAGGAGCGCCCTCACCATTGCTCATATTGCAATAAAACTTTCAAGAATCCAGACTACTTAATCACACATGAGAAAATGCACCTTGGTCACAAACCTCATCATTGTAAATTTTGTCCCAAAATGTTTCGAACGCCAAGGGAGTTGGTACACCATGAAAGAACGCACACTGGAGAAAAGCCATTCCAGTGCAATGTTTGTGGTCACAGGTTCTCCAAGAAGACCAACCTTAAGCAGCATGAGCTACAGCACACAGGAATAAAGGCCTTTTCTTGCTCCAAATGTCCAAAGTCATTTTACAGAAAAGCCAGTCTTATGTGGCATGAGAAGATTCACCAAAACCGAGAGCGGTTTCTGTGCAAGGAGTGTGGGAAATTGTTCTTCAAGGAGAGTTCCAGAGACAAGCATGTCAAAAAGGCTCATGGAAAGAGCAATGGATGTGAAGGTACCAATGAGGAGCAACATGGAACtgaagaaattgaaaaagaaatagatcaAAGTTATAGTCATGCTGAGAAGAATGACATCGAGGAAAGTTCTTCCAGTTCCATGCTTCAGAATGTGGTGGACAAACGGACTCCatcaaaaaataatgtaaatgatgGCACTGATAGCACTTGTGAAGACTGTGGCAAGACTTTTCTGGCTCGAAGGTCGCTACTGAGACATTACAGAGCTATACACAACAGATACATTTCCAGAAATGGGGATGGGGATTCCCCAAAAGTAAAGAAGCATTTTTCTTGCCGCATTTGCTCCGACACATTTCCAACAGACCACCTGAGGCACGTACACGAGGCGTCACACACAAATTTAAGTTTTACCTGCGAACAGTGCAACAAGGTCTTCTCAACAAGACAGCTTCTTGTTAAGCACCAAAAGGTTCATTCGGAGGTGAAACCGCATGTTTGTGAACAGTGTGGACGAGCTTTCACAATCAAATGGTATTTAAACCGGCATATCAATATTGTTCACTCTGAAGCTTACACCTACACCTGCACCATTTGTGGCAAGAAATTCAAAGCCAAGACAGCTCTCAGCGTTCACATGCAGCTCCACAACGTAGAAGGAAAAATTTATAAGTGTGACCAGTGTGATTCAGAGTTTCATGTCAAGAGATATCTTGCCAGGCACAAACGTAAATATCACCGCAAGGAGAGAGCAAAGCCAGCAAAAGTAGGCACTGTCTCTCCCTCAAGCGGTGGAGGAGACGGTGAGTACGCTGAGCTTCTTGATATCGAAGAAATCTCTGATGATGGCTTCGACATCATGACTGCTGATTCCAAGTCTGTATCAGGTGTATTCCTAAGACAAATGCTGTCCACGGGATCTAAATTGGAGGCGTTTGATGATGCGGAGGAGCAAGGAGAAGGCTACGGTGATCTCAGTCGAAACAGAAACAGACAAAGTCCTGAAGAGGAGAAGAATATTAATGATGGAGCCTCTGACTCACATGGTGACACTCTTAAAGATGATCCTGAGACAGGCGTGGGTACAGTGGATGATGATGTGCACAAGGAGGAGAATTtgaaagaagaaggaaaggaTAATAAGGAGCCAAGTGTTAATACTGAATATGAGGAGGATGAAGACATTAATACCTCTGATTCAGGGACTCTTGACTTTCAAGgagatgataaaaatgatgaagaCTATGTTGTTGAGGAAAGCATGTCAGACATCGATGACATGTGA